One Candidatus Thioglobus autotrophicus genomic window, AAATCTATAGGAATTTCTATTATCACAAACCTTTTATCTAGACAATGTAACGTCATGTCTGTTTCTAGCTGAAATCCGTCTACCATTATTGGATAATTTTTTACGAATTTTTTATTAAAAACTCTATATCCGCTCATAATATCATTCAGCTTGCTTTTGAATAAAAAATTTATCATGTTTTTTACCAATCTATTTCCAAAACCATGAAAATTTCTTTTATTTTCTTTTTGGTAATGTCCGCAAGAATGCCTATCACCAACCACTATATCAGCATCACCATTTATAACTGGCTGCATTAACTTATGCACATCCTTTGCTGGATATGTCAAATCAGCATCAGCCATAATATAAATGGGTCATGACAACTTAAGCATGTTTAAAAACCTGTTAAAGTACCGTCATGAAAGTAAAAAACAAGTATGTGATTCGTTCACGTATTTCAGAGGCCAAATTTAGGCAAATAATTTTGTTGTTTTCTGAGGATTTGAGTGCAACTCAAATCTCTCATTTAACAAGTTTAAGCAGGCAAACAATTAACAAATATTTAACTGCTATTAGACTTAGAATTTTAGAGTTATCTTTGCTTCAATCTGATCCTTTAGTGGGTCAGATTGAAGTTGACGAAAGTTATTTTGGCGCACGGCGCGTCCGCGGAAAACGCGGCCGTGGTGCCAGGGGTAAAACAATAGTATTTGGTTTGTTGAAACGTGGCGATCAAGTGTACACTGAAATAGTTCCAGACTGTAGTAGCGCCACCCTGCAAAGGATTATCAAGGGTAAGACTAGTATTGATAGCGTTATTCATTCAGATGGATGGCGCGGGTATAATGGGCTTGTAGATTTTGGTTATAAGAAGCACTTTAGAGTGCATCATAGTAAGAGTGAATTTGCCAGAGGTAATTCACATATTAATGGAATTGAATCATTCTGGGGTTATGCTAAAAATAGATTGGTAAAGTTTAAAGGAATGGATAAAAGTATGTTTAATTTACACTTAAAAGAATGCGAATTTAGATTTAATAATCGCAAGCAAAATATTTATAAAGTTTTGCTTGGAATGTTTAGAAAAGAGTCGCTTAAGTTGTCATGACCCATATAAATATCTGCATCAATCTCTTTAAAGGCTTTTCGCATTGCAAAACCTTTACCTTGAAAAGACTCAATAAGAACCTCTCCTTTTATATTGTTTTCTATAATTGCTGATAAAGCTAACTCAAATGTTCCATCATTTGAGTTATTATCAATTACTATAATTTTAGCTTTTGGCAGCTCTTTTGCAAAATCTAAAATTGTATCGACAATTGTCAGTCTTTCGTTATATGCTGGCAGAATAACCACCACTTGATTATCACTCATTTAAAATAATATCCGATAGTTGTGTAATATTCTCTAATTTTATTACATTTTTATCATTGCAGGTTCCATACCCCCATAAAGCATGTACATAATTTACATGGGCACGCTTTGCAGCCTCATAATCAACATCCATATCACCTATATAAAGCGTATCAGAAGCATTCATGTTTAGTTCTGACATTGCATACAATATGTGATCAGGCGCAGGTTTACCTTTTAAAGCATCATTAGGTGTTTGCACAATATCAAATGCAAAGCCAAGCAAGTCTAATATTTTTTGAGTTTTAATAGTATTTTTTGAAGTAACAATACCTATTTTAATATTATTATTGGCAAGTTGCCCTAATACAGACTCAACACCCTCATAAAATTCTACTTGATCAATTAATTGGGTAGAAACATCATTAAAAGTTTTCTCGATATCAGTTTGATCTACGTTGATATTTAAAATATCTAGAATATCTTTAAATGGCCTACCAATATTAGAAAAATAATCCTCAAATTCAACATTAACATCATGTCTTTCACAAACCGCGCCCCAAGACAACTCCATATTCCTCTTTGAGTTCAGCAATACTCCATCTAAATCAAACAAAATAAGTTTTTTACCTGGGAAATGCATCTATAGGACCATTAAAGACAAAAAAACCATTTTTTAGAGTCGATTCCATTTCTGGCATATATATCCAATGAAGACAATGTATTGTTAAATATCGTAGTTTTATTATTCATCCTACCGCCCTTAATTTAGCACACTGGTTATCCATGAAAAACATCCATTTTATCGTTATCAAAACAAAATACGACAGGTCGTGCCATAATTATTTTGTTCTTAATAATCAGCTGACTAGGATTAGGGAAATCCTTAATAGGCAATATAAACACTTGCTTAGACTTTAGGGTAATGCATTTTTCTATCCAAATACTGTCATTATATAACACCCCAATAAATTAAGACAACAATCTAAAATTTCTTATTTCGAACGAGTTAAACTTAACCCAACAATTCGGAGTAAAAAATTATGAGTAAAAAACGTACAACCTACAGCTCAGCATTTAAAACAAAATTAGTACTTGAACTATTACAAAATGCAGATACCCTGGCAGAGATTGCCAGCAAGCATAACATTCTTCCACAAAACCTAGTGAACTGGAAGAAGACCTTCCTTGCCAACGCAGAGATTGCTATGGAGCCCTCTAAAGCAGTTAAAGAGTACAAGGAGGAGCTTATTAAATCACAAGAGAAGAACGAGCGCTTAACAGCGCTGGTAGGTAAAGTAACCGTAGAGAAGGAATGGTTAGCAAAAAAGCTAAAAAGCTTGGGCTCATCTAAACTAAAACAATTAGTTGATCTCAAGCCATCACCAGCATCTATCTCTATTAATCATCAATGTCAGCTGCTTGGCATTAACAGAAGTGGCTTGTATTACAAGCCACGAGTTAACCACGCCAAGCAAACAATTAAGAGTCATATCACCAAGGTGTTTGAACAGATACCCATTTACGGCGAGAAGAAGGTGCATCAGCAACTGCTTGAGGATGGTATCAAGGTCAGCTTAAATACGGTAGCTCGCTACCGTCAAGAGTTGGGCTTAAAGGCTGTATTGGCCGTTAAACAAGTCAATACAACCATGCCAATCAAAGAGCATAAGAAATACACCTATAAGCTCAGAGGGCTTAATATTAGCCATGCTAATCATGTCTGGAGTACCGACATCACCTACATCAAGATTGCCGGTGGCATGGTCTATATGGCAGCCATCATTGATTGGCACAGCAAAGCTGTGCTATCACACAGAATATCTAACACCATGGATGTTCAGTTAGTGATGAGTGTGCTCAATGATGCACTAGCTAAGTATCCATATCCAGAGATCTTTAACACCGATCAAGGTAGCCAGTACACCAGTGAGATACACACTCAAAGGCTTAAAAATCTAGGTATTACTATATCCATGGATGGTAGGGGTAGAGCCACAGATAATATCTGCATTGAGCGCTTCTGGCGAAGCGCCAAATGCGAAAGAATCTATTTGAACGAATACCAAAATATCAATGAGTTAACCACTGATGTAGATGACTATATTGAGTTTTACAACCATCGAAGATTCCATCAAACGCTAGACTACAAAAAACCAATGG contains:
- a CDS encoding IS1595 family transposase, whose product is MKVKNKYVIRSRISEAKFRQIILLFSEDLSATQISHLTSLSRQTINKYLTAIRLRILELSLLQSDPLVGQIEVDESYFGARRVRGKRGRGARGKTIVFGLLKRGDQVYTEIVPDCSSATLQRIIKGKTSIDSVIHSDGWRGYNGLVDFGYKKHFRVHHSKSEFARGNSHINGIESFWGYAKNRLVKFKGMDKSMFNLHLKECEFRFNNRKQNIYKVLLGMFRKESLKLS
- a CDS encoding IS3 family transposase; translation: MSKKRTTYSSAFKTKLVLELLQNADTLAEIASKHNILPQNLVNWKKTFLANAEIAMEPSKAVKEYKEELIKSQEKNERLTALVGKVTVEKEWLAKKLKSLGSSKLKQLVDLKPSPASISINHQCQLLGINRSGLYYKPRVNHAKQTIKSHITKVFEQIPIYGEKKVHQQLLEDGIKVSLNTVARYRQELGLKAVLAVKQVNTTMPIKEHKKYTYKLRGLNISHANHVWSTDITYIKIAGGMVYMAAIIDWHSKAVLSHRISNTMDVQLVMSVLNDALAKYPYPEIFNTDQGSQYTSEIHTQRLKNLGITISMDGRGRATDNICIERFWRSAKCERIYLNEYQNINELTTDVDDYIEFYNHRRFHQTLDYKKPMDVYQESIKLNQNKKKAS
- a CDS encoding HAD family hydrolase → MFDLDGVLLNSKRNMELSWGAVCERHDVNVEFEDYFSNIGRPFKDILDILNINVDQTDIEKTFNDVSTQLIDQVEFYEGVESVLGQLANNNIKIGIVTSKNTIKTQKILDLLGFAFDIVQTPNDALKGKPAPDHILYAMSELNMNASDTLYIGDMDVDYEAAKRAHVNYVHALWGYGTCNDKNVIKLENITQLSDIILNE
- a CDS encoding glycosyltransferase; protein product: MSDNQVVVILPAYNERLTIVDTILDFAKELPKAKIIVIDNNSNDGTFELALSAIIENNIKGEVLIESFQGKGFAMRKAFKEIDADIYMGHDNLSDSFLNIPSKTL